The window GCTTTTCACTTAATgtattttgaccatttttatatcataaaatgtttttctatatCGTCTTTAATGTACACATACTTTCTtatttaccataatttttttaaccaaTCACCTATTATTGGGCAGGTAGATTATTTTCAGCTTCTTGTTATTATAAAAAATGATGCCATGAACATCTTTATTATTAAACATTTGGGCAATTCCTTATTTTCCCATAGAATAAGGGCAACAGATGAAATTACAAAGCACGTCGAATGCTTTAAGACTTTAAGTCCTCCCACCCTCATGCCCTGATTGGCTCTGGATTTCTTTCCATGCTGGATTCTGGAATGGCCTTTCTGAAGGTGGTCATTTCAGGGAAATGCTCTAGGGACGGATGATCCAACTGGAAGGAGTGGAGCCATGTGAAGCTCTGTGGTTTAGGGTCTGTACAGGAACACTGGCTTCAGTTTTTAGATCATTCCTCTTCAAAAACACAAGTCTGTGTATCTCAAGCCTGTGCTGTTTTCCATCTGGAACATAACAGGGGAGTGTGCATGGTCTCTCACAGATCACAGTCTTGGCAAAGCGATCCAGTCCCCAGAATGACACTCCCTAACTGGCTGCAGGTGGGAGATTCCTCTTAGCTGTCcagaggaggcagggggaggTGGTGACTCTAAGGCCAGGCTGGGAGTGGGACAGGGTTTCAGTCAGGTTCATCCTTAAACTGTGAGGCTAGAGCACACCCCACCCCAGTCTGAGCCCCAGGAAGGGCTCCTGGCTGAACTCTTTGGGAAACCTGTCATCCTGTTTCCCAGAACCGGCGGCACCAGTGCACAGTCAAGCTCACTCCCCTGCCAGATCGACTCGGATGGCCCCAAATGAGGGAGATTCAGAGCTGCCTGGAGCTTGCTGGGCTGAGGAGCCCTTGGTGGATTCTGGTAGGGCTCTTATAGATAAGCACCTAGTGAGAACTTTCTGCCCTGTGGTTGGATGATTTGGCTCCTTGGGATATCTGCTCCCTAGCTCCACCCTCTTCTTTCTCTGACagcaccccccttttttttaaattacagccattcttttttttttttttaatttcattgaaatttttaacacaacgttgtgttagtttcaggtgtacaacaaagtgattcttttttagattcttttccattagaggttattacaagatattgagtacagttccctgtcctatacagtaggtccttgttggttatccatctgttttatatatattagtgtgtatatcttaatcccaaactcctaatttatgcccctcctttcccctttggtaaccataagtttgttttccatgtttgtgagtctatttctgttttgtaaataagttcatttttaacattttttaagattccacatataagtgatattatatgatatctgtctttctctgtctggcttatttcacttagtataatctctgggtccatccatgttgctgcaaatggcattatttcattcttttttatggctgagtaatattccatcgtgtatatatgccacatcttccttatgcATTCATCCTCTGACAGCCCTTTTTTACCTTCCCTCTCAGCAAGGACCAGTCACCCCGATTGCAGGAATGTGCTCCCTCCCCATGGCAAGATACTACATGTAAGTCTTCCTGGAGTCTTCCTTTTCCTAATCAGGGGGTTTGGAGAtgacagaggaagaggaaagagagttGCATCAGAGGGATGAGTCTCCTTCTCACCCCAGAAATCTCAAGTGCCCCACAATTAAGCttaatcatcatcataatcacaAGAGCTTTCTTTCCTGAACTTCTGCAAGATGCCAGCCATTCTACTGCCCTGCCTCCATCCTGAGAAATCTACAAAGGGGCATTACTAAGCCCATTTTATAGatctggaaactgaggctcaaagaggttataAAGTACCTAATGTCACACAGCACCAAGACTCAGACTCCAGGTTCTCTGTGCTGCTCCGGCCTCCATTCTCTAAAAGCTCAGAGATAATTTTGAATCTCAGTGACAGCATCTTTGTATGTTAGCCTCTGTGGCCTCTATTCCCAGTCTGAGCTTCCAACTCTTACCTGCATTTTATCTCACTTGACGTTTGAGTCTTTACTTTTACTTTACCACTTTATTGTCTGTGATTTTTGTTGTAAATTATCTCAAGCTCTTCGAGCAATGAGTTAAggcatgataaaaataaaacaggattgACTCCTGGGATGCATTTCCTCAGCTTCTCCATGGGCCCATCCTATCCTAGACATGGTGGGGGGGTCGGTCAGGGCCTCTGGGAAGGTAAAACGTAGCTGGGAAGACAAGACACAAGTGTATGGACCACGCAGATGACAAAACAGATGTCAACTCTCTGGGGTATGTAGCCTGGGTTCTGGTCTCTGAACAGAATATTGCGGGCAGCTAAGTTATCCACAGTTCTTGGTTGTCCAGGTTGGAGGGAGAAGGCCAGCTGGCAAACCCAGGCTCTTTTCAgatcttcatttttattgtacAGGGGAACCTCCTTTAAACACAGACAGTCATTAGCTAAGGGTATTATAATTAGCTGTTACTGAGAGAGAAGAATCTCCTGGAAGTGTGGTGTTGGCCAGGAGGTTCTGCTCTTGAATATAAGGATGGCTCCCCAGGCCTGAGAGCAGCTGATGACCATGTCTGAAACCAACCAGCCATGGGCTAATAGCATGGGCCTGGCTTTGATGCTGCACAGACTCACCACGGTTCCTTCTCAGCCTCCCTGGCATGCGTTTACCCTCCCAGGCCGATCGTCAGAACCACAGGCAATCCCAGTGCCAACTCCCTGCTGACCACCTGTATTTGGCATCCatagcccagcccagcccagcccacccctTACACACTCACCGGAGCAGGGTGGCCAGGCTGGCATGTTTACCATCACATCGGACTTTTCTTCCCCCTCATTTGTGGATTTTCTTCTATAAAGAGcctttaaaatatctgaaaaacaaaCCACACATTATTGTATACTCAATTAATCCCTTTACTGAagagaataaacatatgaaaCATTGGGTGAGCCCAGAAAATCTGGGATAAGTCTCACCCAGAGACATCGGAGACTCGTCAGGAAATTTCTCAGGGGAGGCACGGAAAAGGGCTGGAGCATCAGGAAAACTCTCTACCCTTCAGTGGGAAGACGCAGGCTCCCGTCACCACCCTGAGGGCCTGACAGGGGCCAAGCTTGGTAGAGACAGAGGTGCGGTCTCTGAAAAAGTCACGAGCCCTGGGAGGACTTCCTTCACCTAAGGCTGACCTGGTCTTGACATGCTCTTGGGTGGAGTAGCACCCCTATTTCTCTCCTGAAGAAGGAGAAGGGGCCCTAGTGCTCCATGCTGTCCTTCAGAGTGTGGGGTGGGAGGGTCGTGGGGCTCAGTGGTGCCTGAAGGGGGCGGGCCATCAGCACTGCCTCCTGTTTCAGAATTAAGGATGCAGGTCAGAACGCTCTGTACACGAGAGACTGCCACTTCCTGGTGGGACATCTCGCCGCAGACAACTGCCGTGCAGGAACATCTGGATCCTCGATGCCCTGGGACTCACCCAAGCTCCGTCTACCCCAAGCTCTCCCTTTCCTACTGAAGGGTCAGGACCCCTGTAGGAGTCCCAGCTCACCCTGCAGTGTGCATGTAGGGGTCAGGCCAGCTGTGCCCTGGCCCAGCTCCTTACTGTTCGAGCCTTAGCTTGCTCAAGAGCTTGCAATCTGGGGTCCCCTCATCTCCTGGCTCTTttctcctgccccccacccccaccccagggatgatCTGCATTCTCCCCAACAGAGGCCTGGGCCAAACCAGTTTCCCCATCTTCCTAGGGATCCAGGGAGGCAGTCGTTGCCTGGCATGTGTGGAGACAGGGGAGGGGCCTTCCCTGCAGCTGGAGGTGAGAGACCGCACCCTGTTCTGGGGGCCCCTGCACAGCTGGCCTGGCCTCCAGGGTGCTCTGGTATCTCTGTGCTCCTCTGTGGATTCTGGCCAGGTCCGCACATCCCTCCTGTTCAGGTTTCCACCATCTTTCCCTGCACCCAGCACCCAGACCCTTGCCTCCAGAACCTTCAGAGGGCAATTCCCTGGGGAAAGAGCCACCCTCTCAGGTCCCTTGTTGGCCAAGCCCCAGAAGCCTCGAGGGCTGACATGCAATCAGCAGTCTTATCCAGCAGCCGCTGCCTTGCCCTCACAGGAAGTGAGCATCGAGGATCTGTACAAGGGCGGTGACCAGGCCACCTGCTTCACCTTCTTCCAGAGACGCTCGGACCCCGCCTTCAGGCTGGAGGCTGCTGCCTGACCTGGCTGGATTCTCTGTGGCTCGGCTGAGCCCCAAGAGCTCGTACGACTCATCAAGGAGAGTGAGCCCTCAGCCTGCACTGAGCTCTACTTTGAACAGGGTCGGTAGAGCGGCGGGAAGCTGGGTTCCGGCCTGGCGCCCCCAAACCAAGCTCATTCTGCTCAGGGTCTGTGGGAGGCAGAATAATGGCACCCCCCAAAGAGGTCCACATCCTGATcgccagaacctgtgaatatgctacCTTACATGGCAGAAGGGACTTCGCAAATGGGATTAAGGCTCATCTATCCTGTAGTATCCCAGTGGGCCCAAGGTAATCAAACACCAGGGTCCTCCTATGAGGGAGGCGGGAGGGTGAGAGTCAGAGGGAGACTGGAAGATGCTATACCGCTAactctgaagatggaggaaggggctgtgagccaaggaatgcaggtggtccctagaagctggaaaagggcAGGGAATGGGTTCTCCTGTAGAGCCTCTAGAAGGAGCACAGCCATGCCAACAACTTGACTTGAGCCCAGTGAAAACcgtttcagacttctgacctccagaactgtaaaataataaatgtatgttgttctAAGCCATTGCCTTTGTGGTgacttgttacagcagctgtaggaaactaacacagggaGTGAGTGGGCCTCTGTGTGCAGTATTCAATGCAAAGGGACTGGATAATTTGGTGAGTCCTTCTTGGAAGCCTGGCCATGGCTTCTCCTCTGGTCCCTCTGCTCCAGAGCTTCTAGAAACAACCGAGAAACTCCAGGCAGAACCCAGCTCTCCTCCTCTGTCCATGGACAGTGTCTTGGGCTGCTTACAATTTCAGTTTTAGTTCAGGTCACGATTTTTCTATCAGATGCTTCACAGTGAATCAGTCATCCAACCGACTGACCGGTACCATTAGTTGCCTGCTAGTGTTGATGTGTGAGGACCAAGGAGGGACAGTGGCGGAAAGGCAGTGAGCTTGGAC is drawn from Mesoplodon densirostris isolate mMesDen1 chromosome 14, mMesDen1 primary haplotype, whole genome shotgun sequence and contains these coding sequences:
- the IL1F10 gene encoding LOW QUALITY PROTEIN: interleukin-1 family member 10 (The sequence of the model RefSeq protein was modified relative to this genomic sequence to represent the inferred CDS: substituted 1 base at 1 genomic stop codon) codes for the protein MCSLPMARYYIIKDAGQNALYTRDCHFLVGHLAADNCRAGTICILPNRGLGQTSFPIFLGIQGGSRCLACVETGEGPSLQLEEVSIEDLYKGGDQATCFTFFQRRSDPAFRLEAAAXPGWILCGSAEPQELVRLIKESEPSACTELYFEQGR